A genomic stretch from Clavelina lepadiformis chromosome 5, kaClaLepa1.1, whole genome shotgun sequence includes:
- the LOC143459176 gene encoding receptor-type tyrosine-protein phosphatase beta-like has translation MGSRPSKVAPVRSRSGLSFISQSSYSSGGTLQSVEDDVIDYVRNFNFDEVTTNSFRVKWDPPEDLLAASYQVRLFPPDHVKSKSLLRALPRSDHTFTRLKPSTTYTVGVIATDDYGNKGPCATGYVTTLPRPPREIRFSNDNNSEAFKVYWKHCKSRHREYEIDLAPDVGVTCATQIRNLRQTSQLFKGLVPGTEYEVNIRTVVQGAKSEPLTGKIKTAPRHVCDLIFNDVTHHEMALKWKKPEGKVDSYTLELTECTKRPREPVIIEKLTRTSYIFNGLTPGRLYNCKITSNVLDASSRPQTYSQCTVPLEATGISVRGIGPEEAVITWLSAGGDVDDYDLFLTPKDGVVGETSPRGLNTNEYKFTGLIPGTTYTVGIVSNAKDKHSKRAKFVFATEPGMCGDLEFLEHERTCTSQLVKWPPAAGRMDHYVIIIRRDDKQEAAWKVENIYKPQYKLENLMPGTLYRVHVAAMRDGRESSSVDKCFGTEPKHVPSIYFPKDSCNWRQITCAWEPCVGGVDSYRVTAKSKGGVTHEAVVSSENADHTFGGLYPATVYKFTVTALSNKIESVGKSGKQITGPPQVRDLQAQAIDKRAVKVIWKPPESGADDYKIKIWSYDESDQASSLYQETSQTEFIFRALVPGSHYEVEVIPIAHKVIGKPSTAKTYTKPGDVLNVYVPANAVTMDTIMVQWWGVEGNCKDVEIILTRLRKNGDPIEEQSPIVIKQEKIAPNDGGSSSYTFCDLDSDTVYGIRLRAVGDAGVGEDAVITQPTLAPPFEQPLPDVANPSKADVVLSTMQKEPSVPLRGDIPDIPAVEATSEVISPIEFNETKESAQPVYEKTSSPGSAIVAQGTWKNVDDNHTEPAVSALTFKESNTAVIDATLKESIVKDDSVDATRGVVEEIQPESQGLITEKKEKAIHNDNDAPNHEISSSVFDVDTLTSTPTNDAGSCPERVETQQVGNEEAAAVVEKDSPKLSSEAMEDENADQPHTEDIAKVEKPNSQKPAAVGLFPQIENETTSTGEDGLTTLCDTQKTETSEEIHGVVTTSPVPKDKPFNPGHVDVEKGKMEGPLSNVIPAANDAEELHSTDHVCSSGDELTHGAKTNGVSREQQVEPEHISSHTPENADTSDAVEDELTMKPSMEDEQTTGKPEDGASDGSTPAEETNNEVFQQHTDDDQTINCEDRVEKKQAENHILQPKNGITMNGHDKVGQGETRMTFLETITSG, from the exons ATGGGAAGTAGGCCAAGCAAAGTTGCTCCAGTGAGGTCAAGAAGTGGTCTTTCGTTTATTTCTCAGTCTTCCTACTCTTCTGGAGGCACGTTACAAAGTGTGGAGGATGACg TTATCGACTACGTTCGAAACTTTAACTTTGACGAAGTTACAACCAACTCGTTTCGAGTAAAATGGGATCCACCTGAGGACTTACTTGCTGCCTCGTATCAAGTCCGATTATTTCCCCCAGACCACGTCAAATCAAAATCACTG CTTAGAGCTCTGCCTCGTTCAGACCACACTTTTACAAGACTCAAACCAAGCACTACATACACAGTTGGCGTGATAGCAACCGATGATTACGGGAACAAGGGACCATGTGCTACCGGATACGTTACAACAT TGCCTCGACCGCCACGAGAAATCAGATTCTCCAACGATAACAACAGCGAGGCTTTCAAAGTTTACTGGAAACATTGCAAGAGCAGACATCGCGAGTACGAAATTGACCTTGCACCCGATGTGGGTGTGACGTGCGCAACGCAGATTAGAAACTTGAGGCAAACCAGCCAGCTTTTCAAAGGACTTGTACCTGGAACAGAATACGAAGTGAATATCCGGACCGTTGTCCAGGGTGCAAAAAGTGAACCACTCACTGGGAAAATTAAAACAG CACCTCGTCACGTGTGCGATTTAATATTCAACGACGTAACGCATCATGAGATGGCgttaaaatggaaaaaacCAGAGGGAAAAGTGGACAGTTATACTCTCGAATTGACCGAATGTACAAAACGCCCAA GGGAACCTGTTATCATTGAAAAGCTTACACGGACATCATATATCTTCAACGGTCTGACCCCAGGGCGTTTGTACAACTGCAAGATAACGAGCAATGTTTTAGACGCCAGCAGTAGACCACAAACATATTCACAATGCACAG TACCGCTGGAAGCAACTGGAATCAGTGTTCGTGGAATCGGACCGGAAGAGGCGGTGATCACGTGGCTGTCTGCCGGTGGCGACGTAGACGactatgatttatttttaacaccAAAGGACGGGGTGGTAGGAGAGACGTCACCTCGTGGGCTCAACACAAATGAATATAAATTTACTG ggCTAATACCAGGAACCACATATACAGTTGGAATCGTTTCCAACGCAAAAGATAAACACAGCAAAAGAGCGAAATTTGTGTTTGCGACAG AACCGGGAATGTGCGGAGATTTAGAATTCCTGGAGCATGAACGCACATGCACCAGTCAACTCGTAAAATGGCCCCCTGCAGCAGGAAGAATGGACCATTACGTCATCATTATCAG AAGGGACGATAAACAGGAAGCGGCATGGaaagttgaaaacatttacaaacctCAATACAAATTAGAAAACCTGATGCCTGGCACACTTTATAGGGTGCACGTTGCAGCCATGCGTGACGGAAGGGAATCGTCATCTGTCGATAAATGTTTCGGGACCG AGCCGAAGCATGTACCGTCGATATACTTTCCCAAAGACAGTTGCAACTGGAGACAAATCACATGCGCCTGGGAACCTTGTGTGGGTGGAGTGGACAGTTATCGTGTTACTGCTAAAAGCAAAG GTGGGGTCACACACGAAGCAGTGGTCTCATCTGAAAATGCCGATCACACATTTGGTGGGCTTTATCCTGCCACGGTGTACAAATTTACAGTGACTGCCCTCAGTAACAAAATTGAAAGCGTCGGAAAAAGTGGAAAACAAATTACAG GACCACCCCAGGTGCGGGATTTACAAGCACAAGCCATTGACAAGCGGGCGGTGAAAGTAATCTGGAAGCCGCCAGAGAGCGGCGCAGATGATTACAAAATAAAGATATGGAGCTATGACGAAAGCGATCAAGCCTCGTCTCTTTATCAAGAAACTTCTCAGACAGAATTCATATTTCGTGCTCTGGTTCCAGGATCACACTATGAGGTAGAAGTGATCCCAATCGCACACAAGGTCATTGGGAAACCGTCAACAGCAAAGACATACACAA AACCAGGTGACGTCTTGAATGTCTACGTTCCCGCCAATGCTGTGACAATGGATACCATCATGGTACAGTGGTGGGGCGTTGAAGGAAACTGCAAGGATGTAGAGATCATCCTAACTCGTTTAAGAAAGAACGGGGATCCAATCGAGGAGCAAAGTCCAATCGTGATTAAGCAGGAGAAGATCGCGCCAAATGACGGAGGATCAAGCAGTTACACTTTCTGCGACTTGGACTCGGACACTGTTTACGGCATCCGTCTTAGAGCTGTTGGTGATGCTGGAGTCGGGGAGGATGCGGTAATCACTCAACCAACGCTTGCTCCTCCGTTTGAACAACCGCTTCCGGATGTTGCTAATCCTTCCAAGGCGGATGTAGTATTGTCGACTATGCAGAAAGAACCTTCAGTTCCCCTACGTGGAGATATACCGGATATACCTGCAGTTGAAGCTACATCTGAAGTGATATCTCCTATCGAATTCAACGAAACCAAGGAGAGCGCTCAGCCGGTGTATGAGAAAACGTCTTCGCCTGGGTCAGCAATTGTTGCGCAAGGAACATGGAAAAACGTCGATGACAACCACACTGAACCCGCAGTATCCGCACTCACATTCAAAGAGAGCAACACCGCTGTAATTGATGCCACGCTGAAGGAATCGATCGTTAAAGACGATTCTGTCGACGCAACACGAGGTGTTGTTGAAGAAATCCAGCCTGAAAGTCAGGGGTTAATAACAGAGAAAAAGGAGAAAGCCATTCACAACGATAACGACGCGCCAAATCACGAAATTTCGTCATCGGTATTTGACGTAGATACACTCACGTCGACACCGACTAACGATGCAGGCTCTTGTCCTGAAAGAGTCGAGACGCAACAGGTTGGAAACGAGGAAGCTGCAGCAGTGGTGGAAAAAGATTCCCCGAAATTATCTTCTGAAGCAATGGAAGATGAAAATGCGGATCAACCACATACGGAGGATATTGCAAAAGTTGAGAAACCAAACTCCCAGAAACCCGCTGCAGTAGGCCTATTTCCACAAATTGAAAACGAGACTACGTCTACCGGCGAAGATGGTCTGACCACGCTTTGTGATACACAAAAGACGGAAACAAGCGAAGAGATCCACGGAGTGGTAACAACTTCTCCAGTTCCAAAAGACAAGCCGTTCAACCCTGGACATGTTGATGTCGAAAAAGGCAAAATGGAGGGGCCACTTAGCAATGTTATCCCCGCAGCAAATGACGCAGAAGAGTTGCATTCAACAGACCACGTCTGTTCCAGCGGCGATGAGTTAACTCATGGTGCAAAAACCAACGGAGTTTCGAGAGAGCAACAAGTGGAGCCAGAACACATTTCCAGCCACACGCCCGAAAATGCGGATACAAGCGACGCCGTGGAAGATGAGCTCACAATGAAGCCGTCTATGGAAGATGAACAGACGACGGGGAAACCAGAAGACGGTGCAAGTGACGGCTCTACACCCGCTGAAGAGACAAACAATGAGGTTTTCCAACAACATACTGACGATGACCAGACCATAAATTGTGAAGATCGAGTCGAAAAGAAACAGGCAGAGAATCACATACTTCAACCAAAGAACGGTATCACCATGAACGGGCACGATAAGGTGGGACAAGGTGAAACTCGAATGACCTTCTTGGAAACAATCACCTCGGGATGA
- the LOC143460395 gene encoding uncharacterized protein LOC143460395 produces MILVSKAYQLVCYQQTSFVIKALDNMHSSNVEILDPCETVKTRGMKRKSPEDTSNVSMKNTRTQAAGRERERLRLFNDAIDDLQSVIPIRLTQSRKLHKKQTLQLAIRYIKFLQDCLKGKRDWNDRNRFWCREEDEVVMNAMEAAATAGNIPGNQSPARPRQDLIPTEFSAAQSKESNFRMHRQSLGLQYCASTVGAHQFQNPTACSEQYLQQTPYSLPRSSVISKSHCAVENDLPSADFTSQPTYGLRYSENIIIQHCQPQQPHRTEINFRMDTCNSSNVERQNRVSLQRKVTHPLDGGSVWQNNNFVDAGVCTDAHILPENASDDQTFADLEEITSSPKNTLLQPNSSDYDRLLSVYGLNVV; encoded by the exons ATGATTTTGGTATCAAAGGCTTATCAGTTGGTTTGTTATCAACAGACATCATTTGTTATCAAAGCTCTTGATAACATGCATTCAAGCAACGTCGAAATTTTAGACCCTTGTGAAACG GTAAAAACACGCGGAATGAAACGCAAAAGTCCTGAAGATACCTCAAACGTCTCAATGAAGAACACGCGCACGCAAGCAGCTGGCAGAGAACGAGAAAGACTCCGATTGTTTAACGACGCAATCGATGATTTGCAAAGCGTCATTCCAATTCGGTTGACGCAAAGCAGAAAACTCCATAAAAAGCAAACACTTCAG CTGGCTATTCGTTACATCAAATTCCTCCAAGACTGCTTGAAAGGCAAACGAGACTGGAACGACCGCAACAGATTCTGGTGTCGCGAAGAAGACGAGGTGGTGATGAACGCAATGGAAGCAGCGGCGACAGCTGGAAATATTCCAGGCAATCAAAGTCCTGCAAGGCCACGACAGGATTTAATCCCGACTGAGTTTTCGGCCGCCCAATCCAAAGAGTCCAATTTCAGGATGCATCGACAATCGCTCGGGCTCCAGTATTGCGCTTCCACCGTCGGAGCCCACCAGTTTCAAAACCCAACAGCTTGTTCCGAACAATACTTACAACAAACTCCATACTCTTTACCACGATCTTCTGTTATTTCCAAGAGTCACTGCGCagttgaaaatgatttgccaTCTGCTGATTTCACCTCACAACCAACTTACGGTCTTAGGTATTCGGAGAACATCATTATTCAACACTGCCAACCTCAACAACCACATCGCACGGAGATAAATTTCCGAATGGACACTTGTAATTCTAGCAACGTGGAGCGACAGAACCGAGTTAGTTTACAGCGAAAGGTTACACACCCTTTAGATGGAGGAAGCGTTTggcaaaataacaattttgtaGACGCTGGTGTTTGTACAGACGCTCATATTTTACCAGAGAATGCTTCCGATGATCAGACTTTTGCAGATCTGGAGGAGATAACGTCATCGCCAAAGAACACATTATTGCAGCCAAATAGTTCCGACTACGACCGCCTGTTGTCTGTTTATGGGTTGAATGTTGTATAA
- the LOC143459178 gene encoding cytochrome c oxidase subunit 4 isoform 1, mitochondrial-like yields the protein MASSLLRVAFYRVALRRPLHVTAVNGIYSYHPPRVGEDPNINMDFHESLITPLPVFPRTIGFEGELKTLKEKEKGDWKSLSAEEQMDLYNMYFSMSMADMCREKDDWKSVLGVVSLVVAFSLWLHYFLHTQLLQPYPESCTNPEWAHEVIKKQIQFRANPITGYASMWDYENNCWKK from the coding sequence ATGGCATCAAGTCTATTGCGAGTTGCTTTTTATCGCGTTGCACTTCGACGTCCTCTTCATGTCACTGCAGTTAATGGAATTTACAGCTACCATCCACCTCGTGTTGGAGAAGATCCCAATATTAACATGGACTTTCATGAAAGTCTGATAACACCACTACCGGTGTTTCCTCGCACCATTGGATTTGAAGGAGAACTGAAAACCTTAAAGGAAAAAGAGAAAGGAGATTGGAAAAGTCTAAGCGCTGAAGAACAAATGGATCTCTACAATATGTATTTTAGTATGTCCATGGCTGACATGTGCCGAGAGAAAGATGACTGGAAAAGTGTGCTTGGAGTGGTCAGTCTGGTGGTTGCATTTTCTTTGTGGCTGCATTATTTCCTTCACACACAGCTCCTTCAGCCCTATCCGGAATCCTGCACAAATCCAGAATGGGCACACGAAGTTATTAAAAAGCAAATCCAGTTCCGTGCCAACCCAATCACTGGTTATGCATCAATGTGGGATTACGAAAACAACTGCTGGAAGAAGTAG
- the LOC143460215 gene encoding solute carrier family 35 member E3-like, protein MKPVSSKNSNVVITGVLVLNLCCSVCIVFLNKWLYSMINFPNMTLTCIHFLATSLGLFTCQMLGVFTPIKLPLLQILPLAVTFCGFVVFTNLSLQSNTVGTYQLAKVLTTPVIILIQSNFYDKHFSNSIKATLIPISLGVLINSYYDIKFNVMGTIFALAGVLVTSMYQILVGSKQEDLKANSMQLLLYQAPMSSILLMIFIPFFEPVFTLNGIFNGDWSMSVYGLVALSAIVAFMINLTIFWIIGNTSPVTYNMFGHFKFCVTLLGGYLIFKDPIQFNQLMGVLITLLGIMSYTHLKLQKSSHSETSSSNGIKQKISV, encoded by the exons ATGAAGCCCGTTAGTAGTAAAAACAGTAATGTGGTTATTACTGGGGTGCTTGTACTTAATTTATGCTGTTCTGTGTGTATTGTGTTTCTTAACAAATGGCTCTATTCGATGATAAACTTTCCCAACATGACTCTTACATGCATTCACTTCCTTGCTACCTCTCTGGGACTGTTTACCTGCCAAATGTTGGGAGTGTTCACACCAATAAAACTGCCATTGTTGCAGATACTTCCTCTTGCAGTTACCTTCTGTGGCTTTGTTGTTTTCACAAATTTGTCGCTGCAGAGCAACACTGTTGGCACTTATCAGCTTGCCAAAGTGTTAACAACACCTGTCATTATATTGATACAGTCAAACTTCTACGACAAGCATTTTTCTAACAGCATCAAAGCAACATTG ATTCCCATTTCTCTCGGAGTATTAATCAATTCCTATTATGACATTAAATTCAACGTTATGGGAACCATTTTTGCACTTGCTGGTGTTCTAGTTACATCCATGTATCAGATT TTAGTGGGAAGCAAACAAGAAGACCTCAAAGCCAACTCTATGCAACTTCTTCTCTATCAAGCCCCTATGTCATCTATTTTACTTATGATCTTCATTCCATTTTTTGAACCAGTTTTTACTCTTAATGGGATATTTAATGGAGACTGGAGCATGA GTGTCTATGGTCTAGTTGCATTGTCAGCAATTGTTGCTTTCATGATTAATTTGACAATATTTTGGATCATTGGGAACACATCACCTGTTACTTATAACATGTTTGGACATTTTAAGTTCTGTGTTACATTGTTGGGTggatatttaatttttaaggaTCCAATCCAATTCAATCAGCTTATGGGAGTTCTCATCACATTGCTTG GCATCATGTCTTACACCCActtaaaacttcaaaaatctTCACACAGTGAAACCTCTTCCTCTAATGGTATTAAGCAAAAGATCAGTGTGTAA
- the LOC143460503 gene encoding uncharacterized protein LOC143460503, which produces MDFLRRVETRGMKRKSPENTSNVSMKIRRTQAAGKERERLRMFNDAIDDLQSVIPIRLTQNRKLHKKQTLQLAIRYIKFLQDCLRDKRDWNDRNRFWCREEDEVVMNAMEAAEAGSIPGNQCPARPRPDLIPTEFSAAQSKESNFRMHRQSLGLQHCASTVGAHQFQNPTACSEQYLQQIPYSLPAQSTVLQHPNFSERQCAAGNQSAYIQTNAFGSQASNDVFHSKEQLFTKRNFQTQAHHRAEVNLQWNPCSYTVGSVEQQHQISSKRQVTYPLVGESVWQNNILLDAGVCTDAYILPENASDDQTFADLEEIMSSPKNKLLQPDSSDYDCLLSVYGLNVA; this is translated from the exons ATG GATTTTTTAAGGCGGGTAGAAACACGCGGAATGAAACGAAAAAGTCCTGAAAATACCTCAAACGTCTCAATGAAGATTAGACGCACGCAAGCAGCTGGCAAAGAACGAGAAAGACTCCGAATGTTTAATGACGCAATCGATGATCTGCAAAGCGTCATTCCAATTCGATTGACGCAAAACAGAAAACTCCATAAAAAGCAAACGCTTCAG CTGGCTATTCGTTACATCAAATTCCTCCAAGATTGCTTGAGAGACAAACGAGACTGGAACGACCGCAACAGATTCTGGTGTCGCGAAGAAGACGAGGTGGTGATGAACGCAATGGAAGCAGCGGAAGCTGGAAGTATTCCAGGCAATCAATGTCCTGCAAGACCACGACCGGATTTAATCCCGACTGAGTTTTCGGCCGCCCAATCCAAAGAGTCCAATTTCAGGATGCATCGACAATCGCTCGGGCTCCAGCATTGCGCTTCCACCGTCGGAGCTCACCAATTTCAAAACCCAACAGCTTGTTCCGAACAATACTTACAGCAAATCCCGTACTCTCTACCAGCGCAATCTACTGTACTACAACATCCTAATTTCTCAGAGCGCCAATGTGCTGCAGGAAATCAATCGGCGTATATTCAAACTAATGCTTTCGGCTCGCAGGCAAGCAACGATGTTTTTCATTCTAAAGAGCAACTTTTCacgaaaagaaattttcaaacacaAGCGCACCACCGTGCAGAAGTTAATTTGCAATGGAATCCCTGCTCTTACACCGTTGGCAGCGTGGAGCAACAACACCAAATTAGTTCAAAGCGACAGGTTACATACCCTTTAGTGGGAGAAAGCGTTTGGCAAAATAACATTCTTCTTGACGCTGGTGTTTGTACAGACGCTTATATTTTACCAGAGAATGCTTCCGATGATCAGACGTTTGCAGATCTGGAGGAAATTATGTCATCGCCGAAGAACAAATTATTGCAGCCGGATAGTTCCGACTACGACTGCCTGTTGTCTGTTTATGGGTTGAATGTTGCGTGA
- the LOC143459177 gene encoding serine--tRNA ligase, cytoplasmic-like, with amino-acid sequence MVLDLDLFRSDKGGSPDKIKENQSKRFKDVTLVDNLVAADTEWRKCRFVLDNLNKMKNMCSKAIGMKMKKKEPVGDSDALPDGLPSLENFTADVLSELNVVQIKRVRVMVDDEVLKCNQRLQDLEKTRMSNLREIGNLLHKSVPVSNDEDADNRIERTWGDRSSRKKYSHVDLVVMVDGYDGERGAIVSGNRGYFLKGPLVFLEQALINCALQRLSANGYVPLYTPFFMRKEVMQEVAQLSQFDEELYKVIGKSSEKSEEGGIDEKYLIATSEQPIAALHREEWMEPEKLPIKYAGLSTCFRQEVGSHGRDTRGIFRVHQFEKAKQFVYSSPENSWEIFDGMIAVAEKFYQDLGIPYQIINIVSGALNHAASKKLDLEAWFPGSGAHRELVSCSNCLDYQARRLRVRFGQTKKMMEKAEYVHMLNATMCATTRVICAILENYQTEEGIVVPELLRDFMPEPYKEIIKFTRPAPIDEEAKKPKQKSKGGGKKSGGPDIASNMKDLNV; translated from the exons ATGGTTCTCGATCTTGATTTGTTTCGATCAGATAAAGGAGGAAGTCcagataaaataaaagaaaatcagTCAAAGCGCTTTAAAGATGTAACTTTAGTCGACAACCTTGTTGCGGCAGATACGGAATGGCGAAAAT GCCGTTTCGTCCTTGATAATCTCAATAAAATGAAGAATATGTGCAGCAAAGCAATAGGcatgaagatgaaaaagaagGAACCGGTAGGAGACTCTGATGCATTACCAGATGGTCTTCCAAGCTTGGAAAATTTTACTGCTGATGTTTTATCG GAATTAAACGTTGTTCAAATTAAACGTGTACGTGTAATGGTGGACGACGAGGTATTAAAGTGCAATCAACGTTTACAAGATCTTGAGAAAACTCGAATGAGTAATCTTCGTGAAATAGGAAATCTTTTGCACAAATCTGTCCCAGTTAGCAATGACGAG GACGCTGATAACAGGATTGAAAGAACATGGGGAGATCGTAGCAGCAGGAAGAAGTACTCCCACGTAGATCTAGTTGTCATGGTGGATGGGTATGATGGAGAAAGAGGAGCGATTGTATCAGGAAACAGAGGATATTTTTTAAAAG GTCCGTTAGTTTTCCTGGAACAAGCATTGATTAACTGTGCTTTGCAAAGACTCTCTGCCAATGGTTATGTCCCTCTTTATACTCCATTCTTCATGCGTAAGGAAGTGATGCAAGAAGTAGCACAGCTGAGTCAGTTTGACGAAGAACTTTATAAA GTTATAGGTAAGTCGAGTGAAAAATCTGAAGAAGGTGGAATCGACGAGAAGTATCTGATTGCGACGAGCGAGCAACCAATAGCTGCTCTTCATCGTGAGGAATGGATGGAACCCGAAAAACTTCCAATAAAATATGCCGGTTTATCGACATGTTTCCGACAGGAAGTCGGTTCACATGGTCGAGATACAAGAGGGATATTCCGTGTTCATCAATTTGAGAAGGCaa AGCAGTTTGTTTATTCTTCTCCTGAAAATTCATGGGAAATTTTTGATGGAATGATTGCTGTTGCAGAGAAGTTCTATCAG GACCTTGGTATTCCATACCAAATTATCAACATTGTATCAGGGGCACTAAATCACGCTGCATCGAAAAAACTCGACTTGGAAGCCTGGTTTCCTGGATCTGGAGCACACAGGGAGTTGGTCTCTTGTTCCAATTGTTTAGATTATCAAGCCAGACGACTGCGAGTTCGTTTTGgccaaacaaagaaaatgatgGAAAAA GCAGAATACGTCCACATGCTTAACGCAACAATGTGCGCAACTACTCGCGTGATCTGTGctattttagaaaattatCAAACCGAAGAGGGCATCGTCGTACCAGAGCTGTTGCGAGACTTTATGCCAGAAC CGTACAAGGAAATAATTAAATTCACTCGACCAGCGCCAATCGACGAAGAAGCGAAGAAACCAAAGCAGAAGTCAAAAGGTGGCGGTAAAAAGAGCGGTGGTCCCGACATTGCTTCCAATATGAAGGATCTTAACGTCTAG
- the LOC143461152 gene encoding organic solute transporter subunit alpha-like: MSCESLSNVTCKILAPLSQAFSACVYERWSYGGVVFLTVPPVLSLALLLVYCEEVYYILRKADSKDLRNSLLWILGTFPGLMIIGTVAIFIPRGVVYLSFIYGIFVAYAVYKYYYLIVVFAGGTKSFVDKSAHNDVPLNNIPCCCLVCLPKIKNSERVTNTAKWLILQNVIFTPFFGALGVLLKADSKLYSLEGISASVYLSVLNGAATLVCMYGFKMMHQMTKSIHGMEEVHAIKGKTMCIQLLMVITGFEGMIFNVLAQLDVFPCTPPLNFLSRRRAIYNYAVVIQVFFLGILARYHFRRKDDIQRQAILNDSLTITPGENNAVFTAVDAFVQKKRSYSGTASVASAQPSSENSSDQSNANTVAIRNDASQTYQGTSSSV; this comes from the exons ATGAGCTGTGAAAGTCTATCAAATGTGACTTGCAAGATATTAGCTCCATTGTCCCAAGCTTTTTCAGCAT GTGTTTATGAGCGTTGGAGTTACGGTGGAGTCGTTTTTCTTACTGTTCCCCCTGTTTTGTCTCTGGCTTTACTGCTTGTGTACTGCGAAGAGGTATATTACATCTTGCGAAAGGCGGATTCAAAAGATCTCAGAAATTCTTTGCTATGGATCTTAGGGACATTTCCT GGCCTAATGATCATCGGAACTGTGGCAATATTTATTCCACGTGGAGTTGTATACCTATCGTTTATTTATGGAATATTTGTGGCCTATGCGGTGTATAAGTATTACTACCTTATAGTTGTGTTTGCTGGGGGAACCAAATCTTTTGTCGACAAAAGTGCTCACAATGATGTTCCATTAAACAATATTCCATGTTGCTGTCTTGTTTGCttaccaaaaattaaaaattcaga GCGGGTCACAAACACGGCAAAATGGCTGATTTTACAAAACGTAATTTTTACACCATTTTTCGGTGCCCTTGGTGTACTGTTGAAAGCTGATTCTAAACTCTACAGTTTAGAA GGAATAAGTGCTTCGGTGTATCTTTCTGTACTAAATGGTGCTGCTACACTCGTATGCATGTATGGATTTAAAATGATGCATCAAATGACAAAAAGCATCCACG GAATGGAAGAAGTTCATGCTATTAAAGGCAAAACCATGTGTATACAATTGTTAATGGTCATCACTGGATTTGAAGGAAtgatttttaatgttttggcACAGTTGGATGTTTTTCCATGTACCCCCCCTTTGAACTTTCTAAGCAGGAGAAGAG CTATTTACAACTACGCTGTTGTTATCCAAGTCTTTTTCTTGGGAATTTTAGCAAGGTATCATTTCAG GCGTAAGGATGACATTCAACGTCAAGCAATTCTTAATGATAGCTTGACAATCACACCGGGAGAAAACAACGCTGTATTCACAGCCGTGGATGCATTCGTTCAAAAGAAGCGCTCTTACAGTGGGACCGCGTCTGTAGCTTCAGCACAGCCTTCTTCAGAAAATTCTTCTGACCAAAGCAATGCAAACACAGTCGCAATTCGTAATGACGCAAGTCAAACTTATCAAGGCACGTCATCTTCTGTCTGA